The segment GTACAGTCATTTCTGGAGGACAGCTAATCTCTCTTGCCTTAAGCAGCTTTTTTAGCATGACAGAATACTGTGGTTGGAATACAAAGCTTCAAGTGAGACCTAAGGTGCTTTAAAACACACTTGGATGTGCCCTGTCATCATGGGAAGTGAGAAAGTGGGACGAGCCTGCTTCAGGTCATGCTTGCCAAGTGCCTTTGAATAACAAGTAAAGCAGGAAAGGCCTTTTCTGGTGCTGTGCACCCCGGGCACAGGTGAGATCCTCATTGTTGCCGTGCTCTCAGTTAACATGGGGAGTTTACCACTTTCCACTTACACTTCTTTACACTTCTCCACCGTAATAGTGTAAGTGGATTGCTATAGTTGTAAAAGAGAATGGAGAGTTAGGTGTAAACCTTATTGTTTAGCAGCGGCCTTGTTACCTTCAACTATCAGGTGGAAATCCTTTCTCCCGCTTCCCAAAGAAGATTTCACCTCACAGGTGTAGGTCCCGTTGTCAGATTTCTGTACTTTCGTGATAGAGAGCTGGAAGACCTCGCTAGTCTGGTACACCTGGTAGCGATCTTGCTGTAGGGTCAGGATGGTGTTGTTCTTGTACCAGGCTGCTTGGCCTTGCGGGTTGGATTTGGCATTGCAGGTCAGAGTgacatctttctcttcttcGGCTTTGACGGTCTCGTCTTCAGTCACGTTGGGAGGAACTGTTCACAGTAAGTGCAGATAAATAGGTCCTTAATAACACTGCTCGccattaaacaggaaataactTTGCTTTTCACATCAGTTGTGCGCCTTGTTTAAATGGGGTGGcatgctgccctgcagcccttcATgatccccagggagcagcagggcaggcatGACAGTCACTCCCGTGACTCCCCTGCCCTGACTTGTATCCTTGAGAAAGAATCTAGGTGGAGGCAGGGACATAGCCAGAAAATCTTCTTAAGGGCCCACCCACTCCCTGTAAAAGAGGCATCAGATCAGGCCATAAGCACCACTGTGGAAAGGGAGTGTCTTACCACGTGAGCTGTCTCCTCCTAAACGCATTTTTTCCGGGTGAACACAGCGTACAAGGGTACAAAACACCCCGCCTTCAACTCACACCCAGACCCCGAGGTGCTCAGCCCATGATTTTGTCTCACCAAGCCACTCCACACAGATATCCACAACAGCGACTCACATTGGACATCCAGGATCACCGAGACCTTGACGGACTGGTCCCGCATCAGCTTGCACGTGAAGGTGACACCATTGTCGGTCGCAGTGGCCGGGGAGATGCAGATGTTGCTGATGTTCACTTTATTCCCATCTTTCAGATCCACTTTGCCGTCTCCTCGGTACCAGAGCAGCTCCTCGGCCTGGCTGCTGTTCTGTACCAGGCAGGAGAGGGAGATGGGAGTCCCAGATGATGTGGACAGGGTGAAGTCAGCAGCATGGTTGTTTACAGAGAGTTCCACGCCTGCAGAAGGAGAATGAGGGCATTTGGGTGTCCTAAGCTGTACCCTTCCCACAGAAACCCTGCGGTTTCTCCAGGCCTTCACCTTGGAGGACACTGACAGAAGAGCTTCAGGCTTCAACATAACACTTATCTTTCAAGTGTGACTCTAGTTTCTGAGGCAGGAAGCATCTTCATCACAAAGCTCACTTCATGGTTACTTAAAATCAAAGTGAGGCGTTTGCAACTGACTGCATGAATGCCAAAGCCTGACCTATAataagaaaatgtctgaaaaccACATTATGTCAGCGACGATGTAACACACAGCAAAAGAACATCCTGCCAGTATTGCCCAACCTCCTGCTACAAATCACTGATGCAGCATACCTGTGCCCTCAGTTTTCGTGACACAGTTTGGTATTCTGCTTTTTGGCTCGAGCTGAATGTGAGCGTATAAAGTAGTTAATCAGCTGCTCTGCCATGCCCAGGCAGTTTGTGAGTTGCAGTTAATCTAACGTACAAACCTCAGGATGCATTAAATGGGAAAACAATatgggaaataattttttctatCAAGCTAAAACTCACTAGTCTAACCAGAGTCATGGATTAATGAGCAAAAAGTACATCGCAGAATATAAAGGCACAGCGGCCTCGTCATtcctgtgcagctgctgcactaacatttgaaaatgctgatgCTTCCCCATTCCCTGCTCAGCTACTCTAAAATCAGAGGCCAGTTTTTAGGCAATCCTCAGGGAATGAGCTCCAGAGCACAGGAAAACGTGGGATGCTGCTGTGGCACATCACCCCAGGCGGTGCCCAGCCCCGGACAGTTTCCCCTGTCAGCACGAGGCAGCTCGGACAAAGCGATGAcggattt is part of the Cygnus atratus isolate AKBS03 ecotype Queensland, Australia chromosome 20, CAtr_DNAZoo_HiC_assembly, whole genome shotgun sequence genome and harbors:
- the TMIGD1 gene encoding transmembrane and immunoglobulin domain-containing protein 1 isoform X4, with translation MAQKSSLAVPYAVPVLVVCFLACVATGVELSVNNHAADFTLSTSSGTPISLSCLVQNSSQAEELLWYRGDGKVDLKDGNKVNISNICISPATATDNGVTFTCKLMRDQSVKVSVILDVQFPPNVTEDETVKAEEEKDVTLTCNAKSNPQGQAAWYKNNTILTLQQDRYQVYQTSEVFQLSITKVQKSDNGTYTCEVKSSLGSGRKDFHLIVEDKKPVFPMEAVIAAVVVVTLTVLFGIVARRDEICKCFKRSSETAL
- the TMIGD1 gene encoding transmembrane and immunoglobulin domain-containing protein 1 isoform X2; translation: MAAGSPSASPSSGSSAVALPLFNRHRPGSSEMAQKSSLAVPYAVPVLVVCFLACVATGVELSVNNHAADFTLSTSSGTPISLSCLVQNSSQAEELLWYRGDGKVDLKDGNKVNISNICISPATATDNGVTFTCKLMRDQSVKVSVILDVQFPPNVTEDETVKAEEEKDVTLTCNAKSNPQGQAAWYKNNTILTLQQDRYQVYQTSEVFQLSITKVQKSDNGTYTCEVKSSLGSGRKDFHLIVEDKKPVFPMEAVIAAVVVVTLTVLFGIVARRDEICKCFKRSSETAL
- the TMIGD1 gene encoding transmembrane and immunoglobulin domain-containing protein 1 isoform X3 is translated as MLKPEALLSVSSKVKAWRNRRVSVGRVQLRTPKCPHSPSAGVELSVNNHAADFTLSTSSGTPISLSCLVQNSSQAEELLWYRGDGKVDLKDGNKVNISNICISPATATDNGVTFTCKLMRDQSVKVSVILDVQFPPNVTEDETVKAEEEKDVTLTCNAKSNPQGQAAWYKNNTILTLQQDRYQVYQTSEVFQLSITKVQKSDNGTYTCEVKSSLGSGRKDFHLIVEDKKPVFPMEAVIAAVVVVTLTVLFGIVARRDEICKCFKRSSETAL